From the Polaribacter huanghezhanensis genome, the window CGCCATTAATAAAAGTAATAACACACCAATAAGGACAATAGAAATTATTTGATTTTTTTGAGAAAACAATTCCTCCATTTTTTAAATCTTTTAGGTTAAAGCAGGTTTTTTTCTAAAATGTTTATACCACTCTACAAAAATTAATATTTGATACAATATGTACAATAATGCATTTGTAATCCAGATTAACATCTTTGTTGAGCCTTTAATATTTCCAGCGGTAAAGAGTAAAAGACTACACAAAAAATATAAAAACATACCAGAAACAATAAAAATAAACCTACTTCCTGAACCTTCAATTTTTTGAATAAAAAATAAAAAACAAAAGATAATTAATGGAATTGAAGTTACAACAATTTCAAAAATATTAAATTTATCATAACTTGTGGTATCTACAATATAATAGACACAAAGAGCAACTAATACGATTATTATAACGACTGAAATTATTTTTTTAAGAATTATTTTCTTTAAAATTTCCCTAAAAAATAAACTTAACAAAATAAATTTTCCAATAAAAAAATAATGGGATAAAAAAAGGTTATTTATTCTATGATTACTAAGGTAACTTGAATATAATTGAAGAACTAAACTGCCAATTAGGTATAGTGTAAATATTTTTATAGGTGTTAACTCTAATCTATAATTCCTTAAGAATAAGACTGTATTTAATGCCAATAAAATATAACCAATATAAACTATTATAATTTGTATACTCATTAAAATGAATTAACCATTTAAAGGGCTATTTGGGTCGCAAAAATCAGGGCAAGGCTGTGTCATATCATAAATGTCATCACCACCTGCACCTAATTCATTTTGCTTAATGGCAGAAATCATGTCTTTATTATTTTTATCAACACCAACAATCATTAGTTTTTCTTCGTAAGTTATATCTTTTGTTTTTGGGTTTACAGTTTCTTTAACTCCTAAATAAGCTCTTACACTAACAACTCCGTCCTCAGCTAAAACTTCTTGTAAGTCAATTTTAGGAATATTAAAAGCTCTACACTCGTGGTATTTGTTATACGAAGATTCTAAATTTCTCCAGTTTTCAGCCCATTTTTTTGCAGTTTGTAAAGTAATTGTGTTCTTTTTTTTCATGATAATATGTATTGGGTTAGTATGAACCCTAAAAGTAGTAATTATTTTAACAATAGTTTAAAAAAGCAACAGTAAAAATGGTATTTTCGTAGTATGTCTAATGCATTAGAAATCCAAATAAAGTCGTTGCCAGATTCTCCCGGTGTGTATCAATATTTTGATATAAATGATATTATTATCTATGTAGGTAAGGCAAAAAACCTTAAAAAAAGAGTTGCTTCTTATTTTACTAAAAACCACGAAAATGGCAAAACTAGAGTTTTAGTAAAGAAGATTGCAAGTATAAAACACATTGTTGTAGATACAGAAACAGATGCGTTGTTGTTAGAAAACAATCTAATTAAAAAGTATCAACCAAAATATAATGTGATGCTTAAAGATGACAAAACTTATCCATGGATTTGCATTAAAAAAGAACGCTTTCCAAGAATCTTTTTAACTCGAAATGTTGTAAAAGACGGTTCGGAGTATTTTGGGCCGTACACCTCTGTAAGAACCGCAAAAGCATTGTTAGATTTAATAAAAGAATTGTATACATTAAGAACTTGCAAATACGATTTAAGCAAAGAAAAAATTGCAGCAAAAAAATATAGAGTGTGTTTAGAATATCACTTAGGAAACTGTAAAGCACCTTGCGAAAACTTGCAAACAGAAGAAAATTACTTGTTAGATATTGCTGCAATTAGAAATATTGTTAAAGGAAATTTTAAAGAATCCTTAGAAAAATTTTCTGAGTTGATGCAAGATTTCGCAGCTAAAATGGAGTTTGAAGAAGCGCAAAAAATAAAAGTAAAGCTAGAACAATTATCTAATTACCAAGCAAAATCTACCGTTGTAAATCCGTCTATTAATAATGTAGATGTATTTTCTGTTATTTCTGATGAAAGCTTCGGATATGTTAACTTTTTTAAAATAGCAAACGGCTCCATCATTCAGTCTCACACCTCAGAGATCAAGAAAAAATTAGACGAAACAGACAAAACATTATTAGAATTATCAATCATAGAAATTCGCCAACGGTTTAACTCTCAATCAAAGGAAATTTACGTTCCGTTTGTTGTTGATGTTGGTGATGATGTAAAAGTGACCGTTCCAAAAACAGGAGATAAAAAACGAATTGTAGAATTGTCAATTAGAAATGCGCGCTATTTTAGACAAGACAGGTTTAAGCAACTAAAAATTGTTGATCCAGACCGACATGCAAATCGAATTATGTCTCAAATGAAAATAGATTTACGCTTAAAAGCATTACCAAGACATATTGAGTGTTTTGACAATTCGAATATTCAAGGAACGCATCCAGTTGCAGCTTGTGTGGTTTTTAGAAACGGAAAACCAAGTAAAAAAGAATACAGACATTACAATATAAAAACAGTTGTTGGTCCAGATGATTTTGCGTCGATGGAAGAAGTAGTTTTTAGACGCTACAAAAGATTGTTGGCAGAGAACGAATCGTTGCCGCAACTTATTATTATTGATGGCGGAAAAGGACAATTATCATCTGCTTTAAAAAGTTTAGATATTTTAGGGCTAAGAGGTAAAATTGCCATTGTTGGAATTGCAAAAAGATTGGAAGAAATTTATTATCCAGGAGATTCTGTTCCATTATATTTAGATAAAAAATCGGAGAGTTTAAAAATCATTCAGTTTTTAAGAAACGAAGCGCATCGATTTGGAATTACCTTTCACAGAAATAAAAGAAGTAAAAGCGCCATTCAATCAGAGTTAGAGCAAATTCCTAGTATTGGTAAGCAAACGATTACAACATTATTGCGTAAATTTAAGTCGGCAAAAAGAGTAAAAGACGCAACATTAGAAGAGTTAACACCTGAAGTTGGTAATTCAAGAGCTAAAATTATATTCGAATATTTTAATAATAAATCAGAATGAAAAAATTGTTTTTTATATTTTTAATGACATCAATAGTTGTTTTTTCACAAAAAAAACAACCAAAAATTGGTTTGGTTTTGAGTGGTGGAGGAGCCAAAGGGTTTGCCCATATTGGTGTTTTAAAAGAAATAGAAAAAGCAGGAATTCAAATAGATTATATTGGCGGTACAAGTATGGGCGCAATTGTTGGCGGTTTGTACGCTGCAGGTTATAGTGCAAGTCAAATAGAAAAAATTGTTATTGATACAGATTTTTATACCCTACTTCGAGATAAAAACACACGAAAAGCAACTCCTTTTTTCGAAAAAGAACACGGAGAAAAATATTCAATTGTTTTGCCAATAAATAAAGGGAAAATAGGATTGCCTCAAGGAGTTTCTAAAGGTCAAAATGTCCTAAGTTTTTTAACACAGTTATTATCCCCTGTAGATTCTATTTCAGATTTTTCTAAATTGCCAATTCCGTTTTTCTGCATTGCAACAGATGTAGAAACCGGAAATCAAATAAAACTTACAAGTGGCTCATTACCATTGGCGTTAAGAGCAAGTGGTTCTTTTCCTACGTTGTTAAATCCGATAGAGGTTGATGATAAATTATTGGTTGACGGCGGAATTGCAAACAATTTTCCGGTTGATGAAATGAAAAAAACAGGCGTCGATATTATTATTGGTGTTGATGTACAATCGGAATTATTTAAAAAAGAAAAGATTAAAACAGTATTAGATGTATTAGGTCAAATTTCTAATTATCAGATTTATAAAAGAAACGCAGAACAGGTTGCTAAAACAGATGTGTATATTCATCCAGATATTTATGATTATTCTGTAGTTTCTTTTGATAAACCTGTAGAAATATTATCTAAAGGAGTACAAATAGGTAAAAAATTTGCTAAAACATTCGACAGCATTGCAAAACTTCAACCTCTAAAAATAAAACGAATTGATTTGGTTAATACAGATCCTGAATTTGTTGTTCATAAAGTAGAAATTAAAGGAAACAATAATTATACAAGAGCTTATATATTAGGAAAATTAAAACTGCAAGAAGGGGATAAAATAAACTATAAGGAGTTGGCAACTAAGATTAGTTATTTATCGGCAACAGATAATTTTAAGATGATCAAATTTCATGTTAAAAATACGCCTGAAGGAAAAAATATTCAATTAAAAATCAAAGAAAAGAAGCTAAATGCAAGTTTAAGGTTAGGAGTACATTACGATTTGGTATACAAATCGGGCGTTTTAATCAACTTAAATAAAAAGAATATTTTATCTAAAAACGATGCTGTTTCTTTAGATTTAGTCGTTGGGGACAAACCAAGGTTTAATTTGCACTACTTTGTAGACAACGGATTTTATTATAGTTATGGCTTTAGTTCTAGGTACAATAGTTTTCAAACCAATGTTATATCAAACTTACCAGGTATCAATTTAATTAATTTACAATACAGAGATTTTACAAATAGAGTTTATGTTCAAACCACCTTCGACAGAAAGTTTGCAATTGGTTTAGGGTTAGAGCAACAAGAGTTGGTGTCGCAAACAGAAACAATTTCTACAACGACAAACGAACCATTTGTTTTTGACGATAGTAATTATTTAAACCTGTATTCTTATCTAAAGCTAGATACGTATGATGATAAATATTATCCTAAAAAAGGGATTTTATTAGACGCCAGATTTAAGTGGTACATGGCTTCTTCAGATTATAATAAAGATTTTATTCAGTTTTCTCAAGTACGAGGAAAAATAGGTTTTGCAAAAACGTTTAAAAAGAACCTTACGTTGCTATTTGAATCTGAAGCAGGATTTACACTTGGAAATGTAAACTCAAAAACCTTCGATTTTTTATTAGGTGGATACAATCAAAACTTTATCAATAATTTTATTCCTTTTTACGGATATGACATCAACGCATTGTCAGAACAGTCGTTTTTAAAATCTACAATTAATGTACGAGTTGGCATTACAGAAAAACAGTTTGTTCATTTTTTAGCAAATTATGCTAGAGTAGAAAACAGCGTTTTAAACAACGGAAATTTATTTAATGACACAAAATCTGGCTACGCTATTGGGTATAGTGTAAACTCTATTATTGGCCCAATTGATTTAAAATATTCTTGGTCTCCAGATACAAATAAATATTCTTGGTATTTTAATTTGGGCTTTTGGTTTTGACCCAATGTTAATTTAATGTTATGTAAATGTTTGTTTATTGTTAAAAATAATGATACTTTTGTTAAAGTAGTTAACATTAAATACAGATACCATGAAAAAAATACTTACCCTAGCGTTCTTTTTTGCTTTTACAATTAGCAACGCTCAAGAAATTGAACCAACATATGAAAAATCTGAAGATATGGTTAAGGCAACTTACTACTATCAAGATGGTTCTATTAAAGAACAAGGTTTTTTTAAAGATAAAAAATTAACAGGTCAGTGGGTTTCTTATAATAAAAAAGGAGAAAAAATAGTAATTGCAAATTATATAGCGGGTAAAAAAGTAGGAAAATGGTTTGCTTGGAGTAACAATGCTTTAAAAGAGATTACCTACACTAACAATACAATTGTTAGTGTTAAAAGTTGGAATCATGATACCACCAAATTAGCATCAAATAAATAATTAAAATAAAAAGCATAAAAAAAACCGCATCATTTTAAAATGATGCGGTTTTTTTGTTGATAAAAGTTATGCCTTACTTACTTTTTTTATAAAATTTATATTGTAAGTACTGGTAAGCATCTCTAGGTAATATATCGATCCACTTTTTGTATTTAATAAACCATTTAAAACGGATAGAAAAAACACCTTGTGTAAGGTACGCGGCTACAAACGGATGCGCATTAAGCGTAATCTTTTTGTAGTTTTTTCCGCTAGATATAATTCTTTCTAACTCAATTTCGATTTTATCAATTAAAACAATTGGAGCTTCAACTTCTCCGTTTATATTCGGATTTGGCTCTCTTGTTTTAATTTCTAATTCTGGTCTTACTCTTTGACGAGTGATTTGTACCAAACCAAATTTACTTGGTGGTAAAATTTTGTGCTTTGTTCTATCAAAAGACATTTCATCTTTCATGTACTGATAGAGTTTTTGTCTATTTTCTGCACTTTGCATATCAATAAAATCAACCACAATAATTCCACCCATATCACGTAACTGTAATTGTCTTGCAATTTCTTTTGCAGCAATCATGTTTACTTCTAAAGCAGTATCTTCTTGAGAATTTGCTTTGTTAGATCTGTTTCCGCTATTTACATCTACAACGTGCAATGCTTCGGTATGTTCAATTACCAAATAGGCACCTTTGCTCATAGATACTGTTTTACCAAAAGAAGTTTTTATTTGACGCTCTACGCCATACTTCTCAAATATTGGAGTTTTTGATTTGTGTAGATTTACAATATTTACCTTTTCGGGATAAATTTCTTGTAAATAATCTTTAATTTCTACAACTAAAGTCTCGTCATTTGTAACAATGTTTGTAAAAGAATCATTCATTACATCTCTTAAAATAGAAGATGCTCTGTTTAACTCGCTCAAAATTTTTGTTGGGGTGTTTGTGTTTGCAATGCTTTTACACATGCCTTTCCAACGTTCTAAAGAGTTTTGTAAATCCCTGTCTAATTCTGCTACTTTTTTATCTTGAGCAACAGTTCTTAGTATCACACCAAACCCTTTTGGTTTTATGCTTTGGGCTAATCTTTTTAAACGTTCTTTTTCTTTTGGATCTGCAATTTTTTGCGATACAGAAACTCTATTAGAAAAAGGAACTAAAACTAAAAATCTACCAGCTATAGATAGCTCAGAACTAATTCGTGGTCCTTTGGTAGAAATAGGTTCTTTTACAATTTGCACTAATGTGTTTTGTCCTGTTTTAAGGACATCGTTAATGCTTCCGTCTTTGTGTATATCTTTCTCAAAGCCGAAATTTTTTAAAGTGTATTCTTTATAATTACCTGTGCTTACTTTCTTAAGGAATTTTGATAAAGAGTTTACTTGTGCGCCTAAATCATGATAATGTAAAAAGCCATCTTTTGGATAACCAACATTTACAAAAGCAGCATTTAAGCCCGATAAAACTTTTCCTATTTTGGCAATAAAAATATCGCCTACAGAAAACTTGTTATCGTTTGTCTCTTTATTTAACTCTATAAGTTTACCATCTCTTAGTAAGGCAAAATCAATATCAGATGAACTTGAACGAATAATTAATTCTGTTTTCATTCTGAATTTGGTTTTATACTACACTTAATTGTGTAGATGGATTAAAATAATGTTACAGGGTTTTTGCCTGTATGAAGTGTTTAAACTTCTTGTCAATGAACGTTGTTCAGCTTTTAATGCAAATGCAGAAAAAGTAAGCGATGCTTACTTTTTCTTATGTCTGTTTGCTCTAGCTCTTTTCTTACGTTTGTGTGTAGAGATTTTTGCTCTCTTTCTTTTTTTACCACTTGGCATAATTAGATTGTTTTTTTAAAACCTAAAAAAGGTTTAGATTAATACTTTTATTATTTTACTAATACGTTCGTTTTTACTCCTTCAGTAAAGGTCTTTGCTGGTTTAAAAGCCGGAATGTTGTGTGCAGGAATTTTAATGGTTGTGTTTTTAGAAATATTTCTTCCCGTTTTTTCTGCTCTAGTTTTAATAATAAAGCTTCCAAAACCTCTTAAATATACATTATCTCCTTGCTCTAATGCGCCTTTAACTTCTGTCATAAATGCTTCAACTGTTGCTAAAACATCTGCCTTTTCAATTCCAGATTTATCCGAAATTTTTGATACGATATCTGCTTTCGTCATGTTAATATATTTGTATGTTTGTTTTTAATTTTAAGGCTGCAAATATATGATAATTAATCTATTCCAAAAACTTAATCCATTAAAATTATGTGAATATTATGATGTAATTTTGCCGCAGCAATTTATAAAATGAAATTTTCTAACCAATTAATTTACTGGTATTTACAAAAAGATAGAGATTTGCCTTGGCGAAAAACCAAAAACTCATATTTTATTTGGTTATCAGAAATAATGCTACAGCAAACCAGAGTTCATCAAGGTTTGTCTTATTATAGTACGTTTACAAAAGAATTTCCTACGGTTTTTGATTTGGCAAATGCAAGCGAATCTAAAGTTTTAAAGCTTTGGCAGGGTTTAGGGTATTATTCTAGAGCCAGAAATTTACATTACTCAGCAAAATATATTGCCAATGAATTAAATGGCGAATTTCCATCAACCTACGAAGAAATAAAAAAACTAAAAGGTGTTGGAGATTATACGGCTTCGGCAATTTCTTCTATTTGTTTTGACGAATCGCAAGCTGTTGTAGACGGAAACGTCTATAGAGTTCTTGCTCGTTATTTCGGAATTAAAACACCCATCAATTCATCCGCAGGAATCAAAGAGTTTAAAGAAGTAGCGCAAACATTAATTGATATAAATCAACCAGGAACACACAATCAGGCAATTATGGATTTTGGCGCGTTGCATTGCAAACCTCAAAATCCGCTCTGCGAAACCTGTCCGTTTAACGATAGTTGTGTTGCTCTAGAAACCAAAACAATTAAAGAGTTACCTGTTAAAGAGAAGAAAATAAAAGTTAGAAAGCGGTATTTTAATTATTTGGTTTTTATTTCTGATGATAATAAGACGATGTTATCAGAAAGAAAAGGAAAAGGAATTTGGCAAGGTTTGTACCAGTTTCCTTTAATAGAATCAGAAAAAAGTATTTCAACAAAAGAATTGTTTGTAGAACTTGAATCAAAAGTAGTATCTTTTGAAGGTGTTGTATTATTTAATGAAAAAGAAATAGTTCACAAACTTTCGCATCAACATTTATACACCAAATTTTGGATTGTCAAGAAAGATAAACTATATGATAATCAAGTAGATTGGAATGCCATAGAAAAATACCCTGTACCAATATTAATCGCTAATTTTTTAGAAAACTTCAATCCTACAAACGGATATTTTTAGTACATTTGATTCTAAATTAGTTTGTTAATTCGAATGGTTTTTCTTGAATTGACAAAAGAAGAAAAAACAGTAAAAATATGGCAGGAACATTAAATAAGGTAATGCTTATTGGGCATTTAGGAGACGAAGTTAAAATGCATTATTTTGAAGGCGGAAACGCTATTGGACGTTTTCCTGTTGCAACAAACGAAACATATACAAATAAGCAAACTGGCGAAAAAGTTACCAATACAGAATGGCACAATATTATTGTTAGAAATAAATTGGCAGAAATTTGCGAAAAATATTTATCTAAAGGAGATAAAATTTATTGCGAAGGAAGGCTTAAAACCCGTCAGTGGGAACAAGATGGCCAAAAAAGATATGCTACAGAAGTTCATGTCGCAGAAATGACTTTTTTAACCACCAAAAAAGAAACGGTAAAACAAGAAACTCCAACAGAGAAAAATCCAGAGACGAATACTCAAGTTGAAGAAAACGACGATTTACCATTTTAGAAAACTAAACTTTTAAAATTTGGACGCAGAACCCACAAGTATCTTTTTATTTTTAGCATTAAAAATCAATGTATTAATTGCAGTTAATAGTTTAGTGCTGCTCTTTTTATTACTTTGCTCTGCATTAATTTCTGGATCAGAAATTGCCTTTTTTTCGCTTTCACAAACACAATTAAACAATCAAAACGAAAAAACGAAAGGAAATAGTCTGGTTGTTAAACTGCTAGAAAGACCCAAAAGATTACTCGCAACAATTTTAATTACGAACAATTTTATAAATATTCTTATTGTATTATTATTTTCCGGGTTGGGCGAATTGGTCTTTGAAAGCAAGGATTTTTCTGTCAACTGGGGAGTTATTTCTATTTCTAGTGATGTTATTAAGTTTACGATAGAGGTAGTTTTAGTTACCTTTTTAATTTTGTTGTTTGGCGAAGTATTGCCAAAAGTGTATGCCTCTAGAAATTCGTTAAAATTTTCTAATACGATGGCAAAACCAGTACATGTTTTAACCATCTTATTGTCTGTTTTTAGTCTGCCTTTAATTCGATTAACAGGCGTAGTAGAAAAACGATTAGGAGGTAAAAATTCTGATTTTTCTGTAGAAAAATTATCACAAGCATTAGAACTTACATCAGAAGGAACAACCACTAAAGAAGAAAAGAAAATTTTACAAGGAATTGTCACTTTTGGAAATACAGAAACGGTTCAGATTATGAAACCTCGAATAGATATTTTTGCTATTTCTGATGAAGAAAATTACAATGATGTCTTAGAGAAAATAGTAAAAAGAGGGTATTCTAGAAATCCGGTATATCATGAATCTATCGATAATATTGTAGGTATTTTATATGCAAAAGACTTGCTGGAACATTTAGATAAAACCAAGTTTAAATGGCAAGATTTATGGCGCGAGCCTTTTTTTGTACCAGAAAATAAAAAGTTAGACGATTTATTAAGTGAGTTTCAAGACAAGAAAAATCATTTGGCAATTGTAGTTGATGAATACGGCGGAACAAGCGGAATTGTAACCTTAGAAGATGTTATTGAAGAAATTGTTGGAGATATAAATGACGAATTTGATGATGAAGATTTAGCCTATTCTAAATTAGATGCTAACAATTATGTATTTGATGGAAAAACCACCATTAAAGACTTTTGTAAAGTTTTAAATGTTGATAATGAAGCTGTTTTTGAAGAAGAAAAAGGAGAGTCTGAAACTTTAGCAGGATTTATTTTAGAGATTTCTGGAAAATTTCCAAGAAAAGGAGAGAAAATAAACTTCCATAACTTTTCGTTTACAGTTGAGGCGCTTGATAAAAGGCGAATTAAACAAGTTAAAGTAACCAGATTACATGCGTAATTTTTATATCCTTTTTTTAATAGGAATTTTTTTTTCTTCTTGTAAAGAAGATGTTTTACCAAAACCAAAAGCCTATTTAAGGTTACAATATCCAACAACAACATATAAAAAAGTTGTGGTTGCAAAACCGTATAGTTTTGAGGTTTCTTCTAATGCAGAAATACTTGAACAACCAAACTTTTGGCGACAAATAAAATATCCGAAGTTAAAAGCAACTATAGATATTACGTACAGACCAGTTAAAAATAATTTAAGAGAATTGTTAACTGAATCTGAAAAACTGGTGTATGAACACGCTGTTAAAGCTGAAGAAATTATCACAACAAATTTTGAAAATTTTGACAGACGAGTTTTTAGCAGCATGCAAGAAATTTCTGGAAATGCAGCTTCGCAAATTCAGTTTCATGTAACTGATAGTACAGATAATTTTATAAGAGGAGCTCTGTATTTTTATGCAAAACCAAATTACGATTCTATTTTACCTGCTGTAGATTATATTAAAAAAGACATTATGCGTTTAATAGAAACGTTTGAGTGGGAGAAGTAAGCCTTTACTTACTTTTCAACTTCATCAAAATTTGCAACTTGTTTAGAGCTTTTTACTGAGTATAAATCTCCGCCTGCAATTCCGCTTATAAACGTATTGATGTCTTCTTCAGAAATGGTATTTGCATCATATTCTACCAAACCTAAACTGTCTTTAAAGATCACTTTTGCAGAGGTAATTCCTGCTTTTTTAGAAAGCTTAGATTGTATGGTTCTTGCACAACCAATTTCGCAAGTCATTCCAGAAATAGAAATTGCTACTTTTTGCAATTTTGGAGTTTTTGCGATGGTTACTTCAGGTGTTTTTTTTGTTTCTGTATTACACGCCGAAAGTGTAAAAACGGCTACCAATACTACTAATATAATTCGTTGAAGTTTCATTATAAATTTAGGTTATTTAATAATACTACAAATTTATTAATTAATTGTTTTATATCATCAGAATTAACCGATTTTTGTGAAAAATAAATGGTTGATACATGGATTCTAAGAATCAAAAATGGATATATTTAAGCATTCTCGCATTCGTTTGGGGAAGTTCTTTTATCCTAATGAAAAAAGCATTGATTGGATTAACACCAATTCAGTTAGGTGCTTTAAGAGTTTTAATTGCGAGTGTTTTTTTATTGCTGATTGGATTTAAAAGTATTAAAAAAATTCAAAGAAAACATTGGAAACACATTGTTTCTACAGCCATTTTAGGAACCTTTATTCCTGTGTTTTTATTTGCCTATGCTGTTAGTAGATTAGATAGTTCTATTGCTTCAATATTAAATTCTTTAACACCTTTTAATACTTTTATTGTTGGTGTTTTGGTATTTGGATTTACGTTTAAAAAGCAACAATTACTCGGAATTTTTATTGGATTAATAGGTACTGTAATCCTTATTTTAAAAGGTGCAGATTTAAATCCAAATCAAAATTATTGGTTTTCTATTTTAATAATTATTGCGTCAATTGGATATGCATTTAATGTAAATATTGTAAAAAAGCATTTAGATGATTTAAGTGCATTAAGTATTGTTGCAGGTAATTTTTTACTGTTGATTATTCCGTCGTTTTTGGTTTTATTAATGACTGATTTCTTTGCCACTTTTGAGTTAAATCAAACAAACATAAATTCTTTAGGATACACAACTATTTTAGCAGTTGTCGGCACCGGTTTTGCAAAAATTTTATACAATAAAATGGTGCATTTGGCAACGCCAATATTTGCATCATCAGTAACCTATTTAATTCCGATTGTCGCTGTTTTTTGGGGAATTTTAGATGGAGAAAAATTAAGTTTAATTCAACTGTTTGCAGCAATTATTATTTTATTTGGCGTGTATTTGGTAAACAAAAAGAAATAATTTAAAATTAACGCTCTGTAAACCTTAAAACTACCGCTAAAATTCGTTTAATTTTGTTGTTGTGCATTTAAGAAAAAAACGTATATTTGCACCCGCATTTTCACTAAGAAGATGTTTAATTTTACGCAAAACTAATAGTATGTACGCAATCGTAGAGATAGCAGGGCAGCAATTTAAAGTAGCAAAAGACCAAAAAGTTTACGTTCATCGTTTACAAGGAGAAGAAGGATCAAAAATTTCTTTTGATAATGTTC encodes:
- a CDS encoding HU family DNA-binding protein; translated protein: MTKADIVSKISDKSGIEKADVLATVEAFMTEVKGALEQGDNVYLRGFGSFIIKTRAEKTGRNISKNTTIKIPAHNIPAFKPAKTFTEGVKTNVLVK
- a CDS encoding patatin-like phospholipase family protein — translated: MKKLFFIFLMTSIVVFSQKKQPKIGLVLSGGGAKGFAHIGVLKEIEKAGIQIDYIGGTSMGAIVGGLYAAGYSASQIEKIVIDTDFYTLLRDKNTRKATPFFEKEHGEKYSIVLPINKGKIGLPQGVSKGQNVLSFLTQLLSPVDSISDFSKLPIPFFCIATDVETGNQIKLTSGSLPLALRASGSFPTLLNPIEVDDKLLVDGGIANNFPVDEMKKTGVDIIIGVDVQSELFKKEKIKTVLDVLGQISNYQIYKRNAEQVAKTDVYIHPDIYDYSVVSFDKPVEILSKGVQIGKKFAKTFDSIAKLQPLKIKRIDLVNTDPEFVVHKVEIKGNNNYTRAYILGKLKLQEGDKINYKELATKISYLSATDNFKMIKFHVKNTPEGKNIQLKIKEKKLNASLRLGVHYDLVYKSGVLINLNKKNILSKNDAVSLDLVVGDKPRFNLHYFVDNGFYYSYGFSSRYNSFQTNVISNLPGINLINLQYRDFTNRVYVQTTFDRKFAIGLGLEQQELVSQTETISTTTNEPFVFDDSNYLNLYSYLKLDTYDDKYYPKKGILLDARFKWYMASSDYNKDFIQFSQVRGKIGFAKTFKKNLTLLFESEAGFTLGNVNSKTFDFLLGGYNQNFINNFIPFYGYDINALSEQSFLKSTINVRVGITEKQFVHFLANYARVENSVLNNGNLFNDTKSGYAIGYSVNSIIGPIDLKYSWSPDTNKYSWYFNLGFWF
- the uvrC gene encoding excinuclease ABC subunit UvrC produces the protein MSNALEIQIKSLPDSPGVYQYFDINDIIIYVGKAKNLKKRVASYFTKNHENGKTRVLVKKIASIKHIVVDTETDALLLENNLIKKYQPKYNVMLKDDKTYPWICIKKERFPRIFLTRNVVKDGSEYFGPYTSVRTAKALLDLIKELYTLRTCKYDLSKEKIAAKKYRVCLEYHLGNCKAPCENLQTEENYLLDIAAIRNIVKGNFKESLEKFSELMQDFAAKMEFEEAQKIKVKLEQLSNYQAKSTVVNPSINNVDVFSVISDESFGYVNFFKIANGSIIQSHTSEIKKKLDETDKTLLELSIIEIRQRFNSQSKEIYVPFVVDVGDDVKVTVPKTGDKKRIVELSIRNARYFRQDRFKQLKIVDPDRHANRIMSQMKIDLRLKALPRHIECFDNSNIQGTHPVAACVVFRNGKPSKKEYRHYNIKTVVGPDDFASMEEVVFRRYKRLLAENESLPQLIIIDGGKGQLSSALKSLDILGLRGKIAIVGIAKRLEEIYYPGDSVPLYLDKKSESLKIIQFLRNEAHRFGITFHRNKRSKSAIQSELEQIPSIGKQTITTLLRKFKSAKRVKDATLEELTPEVGNSRAKIIFEYFNNKSE
- a CDS encoding single-stranded DNA-binding protein — its product is MAGTLNKVMLIGHLGDEVKMHYFEGGNAIGRFPVATNETYTNKQTGEKVTNTEWHNIIVRNKLAEICEKYLSKGDKIYCEGRLKTRQWEQDGQKRYATEVHVAEMTFLTTKKETVKQETPTEKNPETNTQVEENDDLPF
- a CDS encoding nicotinic acid mononucleotide adenyltransferase; protein product: MKKILTLAFFFAFTISNAQEIEPTYEKSEDMVKATYYYQDGSIKEQGFFKDKKLTGQWVSYNKKGEKIVIANYIAGKKVGKWFAWSNNALKEITYTNNTIVSVKSWNHDTTKLASNK
- a CDS encoding ribonuclease E/G, translated to MKTELIIRSSSSDIDFALLRDGKLIELNKETNDNKFSVGDIFIAKIGKVLSGLNAAFVNVGYPKDGFLHYHDLGAQVNSLSKFLKKVSTGNYKEYTLKNFGFEKDIHKDGSINDVLKTGQNTLVQIVKEPISTKGPRISSELSIAGRFLVLVPFSNRVSVSQKIADPKEKERLKRLAQSIKPKGFGVILRTVAQDKKVAELDRDLQNSLERWKGMCKSIANTNTPTKILSELNRASSILRDVMNDSFTNIVTNDETLVVEIKDYLQEIYPEKVNIVNLHKSKTPIFEKYGVERQIKTSFGKTVSMSKGAYLVIEHTEALHVVDVNSGNRSNKANSQEDTALEVNMIAAKEIARQLQLRDMGGIIVVDFIDMQSAENRQKLYQYMKDEMSFDRTKHKILPPSKFGLVQITRQRVRPELEIKTREPNPNINGEVEAPIVLIDKIEIELERIISSGKNYKKITLNAHPFVAAYLTQGVFSIRFKWFIKYKKWIDILPRDAYQYLQYKFYKKSK
- the mutY gene encoding A/G-specific adenine glycosylase, with the translated sequence MKFSNQLIYWYLQKDRDLPWRKTKNSYFIWLSEIMLQQTRVHQGLSYYSTFTKEFPTVFDLANASESKVLKLWQGLGYYSRARNLHYSAKYIANELNGEFPSTYEEIKKLKGVGDYTASAISSICFDESQAVVDGNVYRVLARYFGIKTPINSSAGIKEFKEVAQTLIDINQPGTHNQAIMDFGALHCKPQNPLCETCPFNDSCVALETKTIKELPVKEKKIKVRKRYFNYLVFISDDNKTMLSERKGKGIWQGLYQFPLIESEKSISTKELFVELESKVVSFEGVVLFNEKEIVHKLSHQHLYTKFWIVKKDKLYDNQVDWNAIEKYPVPILIANFLENFNPTNGYF